The following are encoded together in the Lathyrus oleraceus cultivar Zhongwan6 chromosome 3, CAAS_Psat_ZW6_1.0, whole genome shotgun sequence genome:
- the LOC127131612 gene encoding uncharacterized protein LOC127131612, with protein sequence MSFEDCAPNVKANMSPTHGNSFVNMVDGCPDEYKVYDVRRIQRPLVELHKTLCQICECEHDHDGSIICSVNPRGYVTMKRDIHRLVDEGMIHIHQARNQEDDVNVIVPVFKTPERGVIQYDSSKGSNRSISPWARGSSSRNYFSSKHCDVVKVTQSGRVFSPVFPKVVENVVVGKKAKVVIPVFDHVNTPIGQSGESSGLKIKDDNDEVLYFIKKGSLTSWIDQFDHIVPNMTACSNMSFCDEELPKEGRNHNLTLHISKNYKEEALSNVLVETGSSLNVLPKSTLSRLSYQGAPRRYSGVIVKEFDGSHKIVIGKNGKLVIIGGEKELLVSHLSSFTYVEAEEAIGTLFQALYVDNMIQKTKASMSSLKDAQEIIQAGDTDNWGRVVEVVKNKNWADLRFEEGPFKKEVKAMQ encoded by the exons atgtcctttgaggactgtGCGCCGAATGTTAAAGCCAACATGTCACCTACTCATGGTAACTCCtttgtgaatatggtggacggttgtccagaTGAGTACAAAGTTTATGATGTCCGACGTATCCAAAGACCTTTGGTAGAGCTTCACAAGACTTTGTGTCAGATATGTGAATGCGAGCATGATCATGACGGTTCTATCATTTGTAGTGTAAATCCACGTGGGTATGTGACTATGAAGAGGGATATTCACAGGTTAgtggatgaaggtatgattcatATCCACCAAGCTAGGAATCAGGAAGATGACGTGAATGTGATTGTTCCAGTTTTCAAAACTCCTGAACGAGgggtgattcagtatgatagcagtaAGGGAAGTAATAGATCAATATCGCC AtgggcaagaggttcctcttcccgcAACTACTTCAGTAGTAAGCATTGTGATGTTGTCAAGGTGACCCAAAGCGGTCGAGTGTTCAGTCCGGTATTCCCAAAGGTTGTTGAGAATGTTGTAGTTGGAAAGAAGGCCAAGGTGGTTATTCCTGTGTTTGATCATGTTAACACTCCAATCGgtcagtctggtgagtccagcGGTTTGAAGATTAAGGATGATAATGATGAAGTACTCTATTTCATAAAGAAGGGGAGTTTAACGTCATGGA ttgatcaatttgatcacattgttcCTAACATGACTGCGTGCAGCAATAtgagtttttgtgatgaggaGCTTCCAAAAGAAGGCAGGAATCATAATTTGACTCTCCACATATCTAAGAACTATAAGGAGGAAGCCTTGTCCAACGTCTTGGTAGAAACTGGTTCATCTTTGAATGTTCTACCCAAGTCTACCTTGTCTAGGCTATCTTATCAAGGAGCACCCAGGAGATATAGTGGTGTGATTGTGAAGGAGTTTGACGGTTCTCACAAAATAGTCATTGGAAAA aatgggaagcttgttattaTTGGAGGTGAGAAGGAATTGTTGGTGAGCCATTTATCATCTTTTACGTATGTTGAAGCCGAGGAAGCTattggaactctgttccaagctttGTATGTGGATAATATGATCCAGAAGACTAAGGCatccatgtcttctttgaaagatgcgCAAGAGATTATTCAGGCTGGTGACACAGACAATTGGGGTCGTGTCGTGGAAGTGGTTAAGAATAAGAATTGGGCCGATTTGCGATTCGAGGAAGGGCCATTCAAGAAGGAAGTCAAGGCTATGCAATAA